The segment TCCCGGTAACAATCGGATTTGATGAAGACAGCCGGTTAGAATATTGAACCGGTGACCTAGGGCAATAAGTTAAGATATACCGGCCAAGATGACTTTGGCTTTAGGGTAAAAGTTTCTCTGGTCTACGAATCAAATGCCTAACCATTGTCCTCCTCCTACGTCCATCTTGATCTGAGCTTATTCTGCGTTCATGGTCGATTATGCGTGCAATACGAATCCGAGAATCTTCACGTCGTGATCTGGAATTAACTGGACGTTTGTATCTGTTATTGTTTGTCTAAGAAGAAGGTGATCCCACGATGTCTAACTTGTATGGAGATTACAATCAAAAGATCGATTACGTATTCAAAGTCGTCTTGATCGGTGATTCAGCGGTTGGAAAAACTCAGCTTCTTGCTCGGTTCGCTAGGAACGAGTTTAGTGTTGATTCTAAAGCAACCATCGGTGTTGAGTTCCAAACTAAAACGCTCGTCATTGATAACAAAACCGTCAAAGCTCAGATTTGGGATACTGCTGGCCAAGAAAGGTTTGCTAACTTCCACTTCCCTTGCTTTATGATATGAAATCGTTACTTGAGACAGTGGCATGCATGCATGAGTATTAGTAGTGTGGTAACGACATTATCTGTAAACACACAACTAGTTTGGTGCTTGTCGCAAACGAATGTCTTCAGATATCAGGCAACGTATATATGATTCAATATTAGTAGATATACATGGAAAATAGTCAGGTTTTTCAGGTAAATAGATAATCTAAGTCATCAGAGTGTTAGGCAGAGAAGACAAAAGCATTCCCAAAAACACATTTGCAACTACTTATTAGACATAATAACgaataatatcataataaaagAAGTGATTAGTTCATGGTCAAATTTGAGGGGGATTTGGAAGCTTGGAGAAGAGTTAGTGTATGGGTTTTTCTTGTTTGAGTTGTATTTCTTTTCGTTCGTTTGTTGCACAAGTAAACAGTAAACACTAGTTTGTATAAAagcttttttgatgaataaatttaacattcattcaaaaaaaaataaaaaaaaaataaagaagtgaTTAGACATGAGTATGAACTTGACTAAACCATATAGCGCCACGTACGTAACATATTGTTTTTCTTACTCTATGCACATAAGAAAATCCACGTATGTTAATTGATTTTCTGCTTCTTGGCCATGACTATTCATGACAAAGAAATTAAGTTTCCACTTACTTTTTAGTCGTGGACAACCATGAGCTGGTTTGATGATTCTACTCTTATATGTCATGCCAAATGCAACATGGCTAATGGCTATGCGAGGTTTCATAGATTTCCCGTATGCTATAAGATTGAACATAACTTTTGTTtattaaattgtttatttttttcctcttaTTTCAGATACCGGGCAGTGACAAGTGCATACTACCGTGGAGCTGTAGGGGCAATGCTGGTCTACGACATGACGAAACGTCAATCATTTGATCACATGGCTAAATGGCTTGAAGAATTAAGAGGACATGCGGACAAAAACATAGTGATTATGCTAATAGGAAATAAATGCGATCTTGGAAGCTTGAGAGCAGTGCCAACAGAAGACGCACAAGAGTTTGCAGAAAGAGAAAACTTGTTCTTCATGGAAACTTCTGCTCTTGAAGCCACCAATGTTGAAACAGCGTTTTTGACCATCTTAACAGAGATTTATCGTATAATCGGCAAGAAAACACTAACggctgatgatgatgacgcCGATGGGAATTCGAGTCTCTTGAAGGGGACTAGGATTATTATTCCGAGCGAGCAGGAGAGTGGCAAAAGAGGTGGATGTTGCGGCAAAACGTAACTCCACtagcgatttttttttttggttataaattttattcatgTTAGGCCATTCGCTCTTTATTCAGCAACTTGTATTAGCTTTGCATTTAGACAGCCAATAAACAGAGGTCCCAACAGATTCCAACTCCAGTTTCATTacattaagaaaagaaaaaaaaggaaagaaagaaaggatTCTCTGTAAAGCGAAAGACAGAACCCAAACAACGGGGCCCATCATATAATGACAGCGTGGCATCAAGCCCACCAAACTATCGTTCTTGTCCGGTCTTCCTAttcccatctctctctctctctccccggTTTGTCTCTTCACGCTTCTCTTcctaatcttcttcttcttctccgtaCATCTCTGAACATTAACCCTTGCATTTCAATCCCGTAATCTTGACTCCCAAGTCAACTCTCCGATGATTCCTCTCTGAAGCATCCGAACCCAAATCCGTATTCGAAAGAACAATGACGACCAGATTGGGTACTCCCCATTACGTAATACGGAGCGTTTAAGCACCGGACGAGGATAACGCCACCATTCTTCTCACGAGAGGATGGGGGGCTGGTCCCAAGCTGGAGCTCCTCGAGCGGATGGCTAAACAGCTCTTCCCAAATGTATCTCGAAGGTCATAAAGACGTTCCTCCTCAGAAGATGTCCTGTGTTGTTCATCTTGCAGGTAGCAACCTTTGCAGATTCTCTCGTGTTGAATAAAATTGGATCCTTTATGCACGTGGAAACAGAGTCCATAGTTGCTGTGCTTCTATGGTGGAATAGAATGTGTTTAGTTGTTTTATGTGATCTTTTGATCTGTGCACACCAGTTTATGAGATATATTTGCAATAGCTATTAATTTGCAAATATCATATCTTACTGATAATGCTTTGCGTTGTTTGTAGTAGGCACAGGTGGATCATACACATGATCGGAGATTGCGGTGTAGGTGGACCTTTGGTGAAGCAAAACATTGCAACAATGGTGCTGGAAAGGTAATCAGAGagagactctctctctctctctctctctctctctctctctctctctcgcgaTGAAAGTTTGTTGCTTTGAGAACTTTTGAAGCTTTTGTTTTGATCAAACATTAGATAAATGCCACTGCAGCTCTTTCTATGGCCGAAGGCGTCCCTTTCTACAACGTGTTAAAGGAGGAGTACATGCATCAATGGTGGGATCGCTTCATCCAACACCAGTTGCAACACTTCCGTTCCTATCTCCACACTCTGCAGTTGTTGCCTACTGCAAAGGAATACTAAAGTATGGAACCGCTTGGGAGGCACTAAGGGAAGAACCTTGCAGCGCAGAAGATCACAATGACAACTTGATGAAGTCAGAGAGAGGATGAGGACTGTTCTCTCCCTCCCTCACAGATGTCACTCGCTTCCCAATCCCCAAAAACCCAAATACTGCCATCTTTTTTACTGCCACTGTAAGTAGAATG is part of the Raphanus sativus cultivar WK10039 chromosome 5, ASM80110v3, whole genome shotgun sequence genome and harbors:
- the LOC108861761 gene encoding ras-related protein RABA4d-like, coding for MSNLYGDYNQKIDYVFKVVLIGDSAVGKTQLLARFARNEFSVDSKATIGVEFQTKTLVIDNKTVKAQIWDTAGQERYRAVTSAYYRGAVGAMLVYDMTKRQSFDHMAKWLEELRGHADKNIVIMLIGNKCDLGSLRAVPTEDAQEFAERENLFFMETSALEATNVETAFLTILTEIYRIIGKKTLTADDDDADGNSSLLKGTRIIIPSEQESGKRGGCCGKT